One Microbacterium esteraromaticum genomic window carries:
- a CDS encoding GntR family transcriptional regulator, whose product MSQTNSLGDAAESGAGLHAIGQRPSRTQEVFEALQLAIARRDLAPGSLHSAAELAETFGVSRTPVREALIDLASRGIIRFERNRGVRILRSTADDLREIFELRHLLEVHAARVAATSMSEGDIARLRAAFEALEKAGDEKDDRSYWAADRTFHHMILHAAGNERLTNIIGILRESILVPGATSAGRTRSLTQITDEHRVILSGIASGDPDQAAEAMRVHLQNTAENLISQEEDAER is encoded by the coding sequence ATGTCACAGACGAATTCGCTCGGCGACGCGGCGGAGAGCGGCGCGGGGCTGCATGCCATCGGCCAGCGACCGTCCCGCACGCAAGAGGTCTTCGAGGCTCTGCAGCTCGCCATCGCCCGACGCGACCTGGCGCCGGGAAGCCTTCATTCCGCAGCGGAGCTCGCGGAGACCTTTGGTGTGTCCAGGACGCCGGTTCGAGAAGCGCTGATCGACCTCGCCTCACGGGGGATCATCCGATTCGAGCGGAACCGGGGAGTTCGAATCCTGCGCTCGACGGCCGACGACCTGCGCGAGATCTTCGAGTTGCGCCATCTCCTCGAGGTGCATGCCGCTCGAGTGGCGGCGACCTCGATGAGCGAAGGAGACATCGCTCGGCTGCGCGCCGCTTTCGAGGCGCTCGAGAAGGCCGGCGATGAGAAGGACGACCGCAGCTACTGGGCAGCAGACCGCACCTTCCACCACATGATCCTGCATGCGGCGGGCAACGAGCGCCTGACGAACATCATCGGCATTCTCCGTGAGTCGATCCTGGTCCCCGGAGCGACCAGCGCCGGCAGAACCCGCTCGCTCACGCAGATCACCGATGAGCACCGAGTGATCCTCAGCGGCATCGCATCAGGCGACCCGGATCAGGCCGCTGAGGCCATGCGCGTGCATCTGCAGAACACCGCCGAGAATCTCATCTCGCAGGAAGAGGACGCCGAGCGCTGA
- a CDS encoding ABC transporter ATP-binding protein: MTTNEARQDAAEASRLDLHEVRVEFKTGRGGRNRVVAANGISLSIGRGEIVGLVGESGSGKSTLGRVMVGLQRPDSGEVRIGGVTRSGRRRLRPGFGRTVQMVFQSPAASLNPKRTVGSILGYAARQAGVGRAASQRRAAEALEEVGISPASDYLRRYPHELSGGQQQRVAIARALLYEPEYLVADEPTSALDVSVRVQIIELIRTLQHTRRMGILFITHDLSVVRALADRAVVMFRGDIVEAGSVGDIFLSPQNEYTQTLLKSTPKLEPPAWFVDENSEPEHEEG; encoded by the coding sequence ATGACGACGAACGAGGCACGGCAGGATGCAGCGGAGGCCAGCCGGCTCGACCTGCATGAGGTCCGAGTGGAGTTCAAGACCGGGCGTGGCGGACGGAACCGTGTCGTCGCAGCGAACGGCATCTCGCTCAGCATCGGACGCGGCGAGATCGTCGGACTGGTCGGCGAAAGCGGCAGCGGCAAGAGCACGCTGGGGCGCGTCATGGTGGGCTTGCAGCGCCCGGACTCCGGGGAGGTCAGGATCGGCGGTGTCACGCGGTCGGGTCGTCGGAGGCTGCGCCCTGGTTTCGGTCGCACCGTCCAGATGGTGTTCCAGAGCCCGGCCGCGTCCCTCAACCCGAAGAGGACCGTCGGGTCGATCCTCGGCTACGCCGCTCGCCAGGCAGGCGTCGGCCGGGCTGCGTCGCAGAGGAGGGCAGCAGAGGCGCTGGAGGAAGTCGGCATCTCGCCGGCCTCGGATTACCTGCGACGGTATCCGCACGAGCTCAGCGGCGGACAGCAGCAGCGCGTGGCGATCGCCCGCGCCCTGCTCTACGAGCCTGAGTACCTCGTCGCCGATGAACCGACCTCGGCGCTCGACGTCTCAGTGCGGGTGCAGATCATCGAACTGATCCGGACTCTGCAGCACACGCGGCGCATGGGGATCCTGTTCATCACGCACGACCTCTCGGTCGTTCGAGCACTGGCAGACCGTGCCGTCGTCATGTTCCGCGGCGACATCGTCGAGGCGGGCAGTGTCGGCGACATCTTCCTGAGCCCGCAGAACGAGTACACGCAGACCCTTCTCAAGTCCACTCCGAAGCTGGAGCCGCCGGCGTGGTTCGTCGACGAGAATTCCGAGCCGGAGCACGAAGAAGGATGA
- the pgl gene encoding 6-phosphogluconolactonase, which translates to MPEYVELTDSAAVADDAAMRTVTALRDAIAERGSATWVLAGGSSPAAAYRIIAAEHSDALDWARVSVLMGDERVVPHDHADSNWGQLSPLLTASPRVGAIHGIAPDTSLDPQSSATEYGRRIEAQLQPLRFDVVWLGVGEDGHTLSLFPGQEPVWNSPSLVTAVTDSPKPPAERITLTLAALDHAQMVLVFATGAGKRDALSRARAGEDLPIAVASARAEAAGARVAWLYDDDARDRRR; encoded by the coding sequence ATGCCCGAATACGTGGAACTGACCGATTCCGCCGCGGTCGCAGACGACGCCGCGATGCGCACAGTGACAGCGCTGCGGGACGCGATCGCGGAGCGAGGGAGCGCGACGTGGGTGCTGGCCGGCGGCTCCTCCCCCGCCGCCGCGTACCGGATCATCGCCGCCGAGCATTCGGACGCGCTCGACTGGGCGCGCGTGAGTGTTCTCATGGGCGACGAGCGAGTCGTCCCTCACGACCATGCCGATTCGAACTGGGGCCAGTTGAGCCCGCTCCTCACGGCGAGCCCTCGCGTCGGGGCGATCCACGGGATCGCTCCCGATACGTCACTCGATCCGCAGTCGTCCGCGACCGAGTACGGCCGACGCATCGAGGCGCAGCTCCAGCCGCTGCGATTCGACGTCGTCTGGCTCGGGGTGGGTGAAGACGGCCATACCCTGTCACTGTTCCCCGGGCAGGAACCCGTCTGGAACTCGCCCTCACTGGTCACCGCCGTGACCGACTCCCCGAAGCCGCCAGCCGAGCGCATCACGCTGACCCTCGCAGCGCTCGACCATGCGCAAATGGTCCTCGTCTTCGCCACCGGCGCGGGCAAGCGCGATGCACTGAGTCGCGCTCGAGCGGGAGAAGACCTGCCGATCGCGGTCGCCTCGGCACGCGCCGAGGCCGCCGGCGCGCGCGTCGCCTGGCTGTACGACGATGATGCCCGTGACCGCCGGCGCTGA
- a CDS encoding TIGR03557 family F420-dependent LLM class oxidoreductase, translated as MPVTAGAEITIGFAPMLQQFRPDDAIRHSVEAAESGFGGIVLSDHFQPWLPQQGNASYMWSVMGALGQQVSVPLLGVTTPGYRSHPAVTAQAAATIAVLYPGRFQLGLGSGQSLNEHIVGEYWPPANERVERLFESVELVRKLLGSTRRDVRHDGEHFRLEPARLWTLPDEPPPVVVATSGPVAARRAGRVADGIITVQSPPDRLQLMLDRFETGVAESATSGPKRRMIQLHVSWAHTRDLALEHAREEWAHGGLRFPTADIRSPYDFAMMTKHVEDADLADRMLISSEPEEHREHIQRYVDLGFDHVYVHNVGRNQSEFIQMYATHVLPEIGRRR; from the coding sequence ATGCCCGTGACCGCCGGCGCTGAGATCACCATCGGCTTCGCGCCGATGCTCCAGCAGTTCCGTCCGGACGACGCGATCCGTCACTCCGTGGAAGCGGCTGAGTCGGGGTTCGGAGGGATCGTCCTGAGCGACCACTTCCAGCCGTGGCTGCCGCAGCAGGGCAACGCGTCGTACATGTGGAGCGTGATGGGAGCCCTCGGGCAGCAGGTCTCGGTTCCCCTGCTGGGCGTGACGACCCCCGGTTACCGCAGTCACCCTGCCGTGACCGCCCAAGCAGCCGCGACGATCGCCGTGCTGTACCCCGGACGCTTTCAGCTTGGACTCGGATCGGGCCAGTCGCTGAACGAGCACATCGTCGGAGAGTACTGGCCGCCAGCGAACGAACGAGTCGAGCGACTGTTCGAGTCGGTCGAGCTCGTGCGAAAGCTGCTCGGCTCCACCAGACGAGATGTCAGACACGACGGCGAGCACTTCCGTCTCGAGCCGGCGCGACTCTGGACACTGCCGGACGAGCCGCCTCCCGTCGTCGTGGCGACGTCTGGCCCGGTGGCCGCGCGAAGGGCCGGCCGCGTCGCCGATGGCATCATCACGGTGCAGAGTCCGCCCGACCGGCTGCAGTTGATGCTGGACCGTTTCGAGACCGGGGTCGCGGAGTCGGCGACCTCGGGCCCGAAGCGGCGGATGATCCAGCTCCACGTCTCCTGGGCCCACACCCGCGACCTCGCCCTCGAGCATGCGAGGGAGGAGTGGGCCCACGGCGGTCTGCGCTTCCCGACCGCGGACATCCGCTCTCCCTACGATTTCGCCATGATGACCAAGCATGTGGAGGACGCGGATCTCGCCGACCGCATGCTGATCTCATCCGAGCCCGAAGAGCATCGCGAGCACATCCAGCGCTACGTGGATCTCGGGTTCGATCATGTGTACGTCCACAACGTAGGCCGCAACCAATCGGAGTTCATCCAGATGTACGCCACCCATGTGCTTCCCGAGATCGGCCGTCGCCGATGA
- a CDS encoding gamma-glutamyltransferase: MYHPPGTVGRKAVAYGDSAMVSTQHPLVTDAALDILREGGNAIDALIGACMVQATVSQELTNHAGTVTVLHYERRSGKVRQLNSPGRLVPGLAPFRPLPVVAGTYSAHPPGANAVVPGFMPAMKTCWEQGATLPWARLVAPAAMLAEEGHRVTSFEHYVMATTLAYFQHSPSGRSHFTPDGRLPQVGETWRQPELAATLSALADEGPDHFLSGGWARAFVRRGNAMGWAVRLEDLNANAPRWSPARIFRHRGHEVASLAAPQIQAVSLAFVLGVLEQLGVQELGHYSEDPMACYYLGHALRRVRVDLGHLNDPRCFEDPSEAIADPEYHAHVARIIERSRPRVDLTAHLELTSRHPRHMELATTPGTDSCEISIVDAQGDWVQAMTTLSGSGIPGEVVGGVPMTGSLTDTSLDPIQNISGWYTGGGDVRTVMGNTMVLRGGEPWLALGTPGKVEATMPQVLSGILDFGLDPDEAEARPLTMPLDDHYTMAMESRVSPEFVAGLAAMGVRVRPLGLSDWHMGSFEMCWRGPDGRLNGASGSRREGKSAGF; the protein is encoded by the coding sequence ATGTACCACCCTCCCGGAACGGTGGGCCGCAAGGCCGTCGCCTACGGCGACTCCGCGATGGTGTCGACCCAGCATCCGCTGGTCACCGATGCCGCGCTGGACATCCTCCGGGAGGGTGGCAACGCCATCGACGCCCTGATCGGCGCCTGTATGGTGCAGGCCACGGTGTCGCAGGAGCTCACCAACCATGCGGGCACCGTGACGGTGCTCCACTATGAGCGGCGTTCCGGGAAGGTGCGCCAGCTCAACAGCCCGGGACGCCTGGTGCCAGGACTGGCCCCGTTCCGCCCGCTTCCCGTGGTGGCCGGCACATACTCGGCCCATCCTCCCGGCGCGAACGCGGTCGTCCCCGGGTTCATGCCTGCCATGAAGACATGCTGGGAACAGGGGGCGACGCTTCCGTGGGCGCGGTTGGTCGCGCCCGCAGCGATGCTGGCGGAGGAAGGGCACCGCGTCACATCGTTCGAACACTACGTCATGGCCACGACCTTGGCCTACTTCCAGCACTCGCCATCGGGGCGGTCGCACTTCACGCCCGATGGGCGCCTTCCGCAGGTGGGAGAGACGTGGCGTCAGCCGGAGCTTGCGGCGACCCTGTCGGCGCTCGCAGACGAGGGCCCCGATCACTTCCTCAGCGGCGGATGGGCACGAGCGTTCGTCCGTCGCGGCAATGCCATGGGGTGGGCGGTGAGGCTCGAGGACCTGAACGCGAACGCACCGCGCTGGTCGCCCGCGCGGATCTTCCGTCACCGCGGTCACGAGGTCGCCTCTCTGGCCGCGCCCCAGATCCAGGCCGTCTCACTCGCCTTCGTGCTCGGTGTGCTCGAGCAGCTCGGGGTCCAGGAGCTCGGCCACTACAGTGAGGACCCGATGGCCTGCTACTACCTGGGGCATGCGCTGCGTCGCGTTCGCGTCGATCTCGGCCATCTCAATGATCCGCGCTGCTTCGAGGATCCCAGCGAGGCGATCGCCGACCCGGAGTATCACGCACACGTCGCCCGCATCATCGAGCGATCACGCCCGCGTGTCGACCTCACCGCCCATCTGGAGCTCACTTCCCGACACCCGCGCCACATGGAGCTGGCGACGACGCCGGGCACGGACAGCTGCGAGATCAGCATCGTCGACGCGCAGGGTGACTGGGTGCAGGCCATGACCACCCTCTCGGGAAGCGGCATCCCCGGTGAGGTGGTCGGCGGCGTTCCCATGACCGGATCGCTCACCGACACCAGCCTCGACCCCATTCAGAACATCAGCGGCTGGTACACCGGCGGCGGTGACGTGCGCACCGTGATGGGGAACACGATGGTGTTGAGGGGAGGAGAGCCGTGGCTCGCCCTCGGCACGCCCGGGAAGGTCGAGGCCACCATGCCGCAGGTCCTGTCGGGGATCCTCGACTTCGGGCTCGATCCGGATGAGGCCGAGGCGCGCCCGCTCACGATGCCCTTGGACGATCACTACACGATGGCGATGGAGAGCCGGGTCTCGCCGGAGTTCGTCGCCGGCCTGGCTGCCATGGGAGTTCGGGTGCGTCCACTCGGCCTGTCCGATTGGCACATGGGGTCGTTCGAGATGTGCTGGCGTGGCCCGGACGGGCGCCTCAACGGCGCCTCGGGGTCGCGCCGGGAAGGGAAGTCCGCCGGGTTCTGA
- a CDS encoding ABC transporter substrate-binding protein: protein MKRIGRLRQRLLLAGAAAMIAALAVTGCSPSGSGNRGSASDSTFVVGMSAEPPHLMRLFLGDVQVGLVGLAMEESLVTVNRDRELEPQLAESWELLDEVTHRFHLRKGVKWHDGEPFTAADVVFSLTEGLGVNAQTAALKDMIKEAKEVDEHTVDVVLNSPAGAFLAMLNSMSFTVIPKHIYEGTDLLENPANRAPIGTGPFKFKSWENNRITLVRNEDYWGDKPGYENVVFTVMGEPSARALALKKGDIQYINSYDVTYESILQLEDDDNIRLDVGRASTSMKMFPFNTRNEILAKPEVRKALFQAINREFISKSVYGGYFPPGRAPLPDGHWANSGEVDYEKELPYDPEAAEAALDAAGYPRGADGIRFSLTHRYETAEPGGDKVAEVIADNWKAIGIDVKVIADDAEVFRKEVFAEHNFDTYTINISSGADPAIGLYRRYTCDNNQNAVFGNATGYCNEELDAVFRDAAAANEQSERTPFYTKAQRMIADDMPTATLVQVKYTDAIRADLSGLDGFLHPGEVVILDWSKLGPPKS, encoded by the coding sequence ATGAAACGGATAGGACGGCTGAGGCAGAGGCTGCTTCTCGCCGGCGCCGCCGCGATGATCGCGGCCTTGGCGGTGACAGGCTGCTCGCCGAGCGGCTCGGGAAACCGCGGCAGCGCGAGCGACAGCACGTTCGTGGTGGGGATGAGTGCAGAGCCGCCTCACCTCATGCGACTGTTCCTCGGCGACGTGCAGGTCGGGCTCGTCGGACTGGCGATGGAGGAGTCACTCGTCACAGTGAACCGCGACCGCGAACTCGAGCCGCAACTCGCCGAGTCGTGGGAGCTGCTTGACGAGGTGACTCACCGCTTCCACCTGCGCAAGGGTGTGAAGTGGCACGACGGCGAGCCCTTCACCGCTGCAGACGTGGTGTTCAGCCTCACCGAGGGCCTCGGCGTGAACGCACAGACGGCAGCCCTCAAAGACATGATCAAGGAGGCCAAGGAGGTCGACGAGCACACGGTGGACGTCGTGCTCAATTCTCCGGCCGGTGCCTTCCTCGCGATGCTGAACTCGATGTCGTTCACGGTCATCCCGAAGCACATCTACGAAGGCACCGACCTGCTCGAGAACCCTGCCAACAGGGCACCCATCGGAACGGGGCCGTTCAAGTTCAAGTCGTGGGAGAACAACCGGATCACCCTGGTGCGCAACGAGGACTACTGGGGCGACAAGCCCGGGTACGAGAACGTGGTGTTCACGGTCATGGGCGAACCGTCTGCCCGAGCCCTTGCGCTGAAGAAGGGGGACATTCAGTACATCAACTCCTATGACGTGACGTATGAATCGATTCTCCAGCTCGAGGACGACGACAACATCCGCTTGGACGTGGGGCGCGCGTCGACATCGATGAAGATGTTCCCGTTCAACACACGCAACGAGATCCTCGCCAAACCGGAGGTGCGCAAGGCGCTGTTCCAGGCGATCAACCGCGAGTTCATCTCGAAGAGCGTCTATGGAGGGTACTTCCCCCCGGGCCGGGCACCGCTTCCCGACGGGCACTGGGCGAACTCCGGCGAAGTCGACTACGAGAAGGAGCTGCCCTACGATCCCGAAGCGGCGGAAGCCGCTCTCGATGCCGCCGGGTACCCGCGCGGTGCCGATGGCATCCGCTTCTCCCTGACCCATCGCTACGAGACGGCTGAGCCCGGCGGCGACAAGGTCGCGGAAGTCATCGCAGACAACTGGAAGGCGATCGGCATCGATGTGAAGGTGATCGCCGACGACGCGGAGGTGTTCCGCAAGGAGGTGTTCGCCGAGCACAACTTCGACACCTACACGATCAACATCTCGTCTGGTGCGGACCCGGCAATCGGCCTCTACCGTCGCTACACCTGTGACAACAACCAGAATGCCGTCTTCGGCAATGCGACCGGGTACTGCAACGAGGAACTCGACGCGGTGTTCCGTGACGCGGCCGCGGCCAATGAGCAGTCCGAGCGCACTCCGTTCTACACGAAGGCGCAGCGCATGATCGCCGACGACATGCCGACGGCGACGCTGGTCCAGGTGAAGTACACGGACGCCATCCGGGCCGATCTGAGCGGGCTCGACGGGTTCCTGCACCCGGGCGAGGTCGTGATCCTCGACTGGAGCAAGCTCGGTCCTCCGAAGTCCTGA
- a CDS encoding ABC transporter permease, producing the protein MTEAIVVQRAARKVRRNRPNALTIGAIITVGLFALAALLAPVIAPIDPFAISNDILEPPSASHWLGTDDVGKDLFSQIVYGARVSLFIGIAAGLGSLVVGLLVGGIAGYVGGAVDNILMRIAEVFQIMPAMLIALVIVAVIGRDSTLTAVAVILAIWPQSARIVRGQFLALRSSEFVDAARISATPSWRIILLEIFPLVIPAAAVQAALDVGRGMLLEAGLSFLGLGDPTTASWGAVLRRAQPYLADAWWFSIPAGICIAIMVLCFNVIGDAAGNRGSAGRRAL; encoded by the coding sequence ATGACCGAGGCCATCGTGGTTCAGAGAGCAGCCCGCAAGGTGCGCAGGAACAGGCCGAACGCGCTCACCATCGGCGCCATCATCACTGTCGGGCTCTTCGCGCTCGCTGCGCTGCTCGCACCCGTCATCGCCCCCATCGATCCGTTCGCGATCTCGAACGACATCCTCGAGCCTCCATCGGCATCGCACTGGTTGGGCACGGACGACGTGGGCAAAGATCTCTTCTCGCAGATCGTCTACGGAGCTCGGGTCTCGCTCTTCATCGGCATCGCCGCCGGGCTGGGGTCCCTTGTGGTCGGTCTGCTCGTGGGCGGGATAGCGGGGTACGTCGGCGGCGCCGTGGACAACATCCTGATGCGCATCGCCGAGGTGTTCCAGATCATGCCGGCGATGCTCATCGCCCTGGTGATTGTCGCCGTGATCGGCAGGGACTCCACCCTCACGGCGGTGGCTGTGATCCTCGCGATCTGGCCGCAGTCCGCGAGGATCGTGCGGGGGCAGTTCCTCGCCCTGCGATCATCGGAGTTCGTCGACGCCGCCCGCATCTCTGCAACGCCGTCGTGGCGGATCATCCTTCTCGAGATCTTCCCCCTGGTCATCCCGGCGGCAGCTGTGCAGGCCGCGCTCGACGTGGGGCGCGGAATGCTCCTGGAAGCCGGACTGAGCTTCCTCGGCCTCGGCGATCCGACGACGGCCAGCTGGGGTGCCGTGCTGCGTCGTGCGCAGCCGTACCTGGCGGACGCGTGGTGGTTCAGCATCCCCGCCGGCATATGCATCGCGATCATGGTGCTGTGCTTCAACGTGATCGGCGACGCCGCAGGAAATCGTGGTAGCGCGGGAAGGAGAGCGCTGTGA
- a CDS encoding ABC transporter permease, whose product MLLAILRRILYVVPLLWGVVTLTFILVSLAPGDIVTATIGDYPASEEYLAQRRAELGIDKPFIVQYLNYLWSVARGDLGFSFANREAVLPLVVDHLGATVILVVAASILSLTIGLPLGLWAATTRKRFVDTAINVLALVAFSIPTFWLALLGVMVFAISLGWLPTQGMTTIGFQGTPFEQALDVLSHLLLPAAAMAVPETALMIRMTRASAGGVLNSGFVLTAVSKGMTRSRIVRRHVVRNSLLPVVTVFGYTFGTMIGGSVLVEKVFGWPGMGTLLYDSVTRRDTAVVLGVVVVVAVVTLVVNVITDIVYGVIDPKVREATSL is encoded by the coding sequence ATGCTCTTGGCGATCCTCCGCCGCATCCTGTACGTCGTCCCTCTGCTCTGGGGGGTCGTGACGCTCACGTTCATCCTGGTATCGCTCGCACCCGGCGACATCGTCACGGCGACCATCGGCGACTACCCGGCATCCGAGGAGTACCTGGCGCAACGTCGCGCTGAGCTGGGAATCGACAAGCCGTTCATCGTGCAGTACCTGAACTACCTCTGGAGCGTCGCACGCGGCGATCTCGGCTTCTCCTTCGCGAACCGCGAAGCGGTGCTGCCGCTGGTGGTCGACCACCTCGGCGCCACGGTGATCCTCGTCGTCGCGGCGAGCATCCTCTCTCTGACCATCGGCCTGCCGCTCGGCCTGTGGGCCGCGACCACGCGCAAGCGCTTCGTCGACACGGCGATCAACGTCCTCGCGCTCGTCGCCTTCAGCATTCCGACCTTCTGGCTGGCTCTGCTCGGGGTGATGGTCTTCGCCATCAGCCTCGGCTGGCTGCCCACACAGGGCATGACGACCATCGGGTTCCAGGGCACTCCATTCGAGCAGGCGCTGGATGTGCTTTCGCATCTTCTGCTGCCCGCAGCGGCGATGGCTGTGCCGGAGACCGCCCTGATGATCCGGATGACGCGCGCAAGCGCGGGAGGCGTGCTGAACTCCGGCTTCGTGCTGACCGCGGTCTCGAAGGGCATGACGCGCTCCCGCATCGTTCGCCGGCACGTCGTGCGCAACTCGCTGCTTCCCGTCGTGACGGTCTTCGGGTACACCTTCGGCACCATGATCGGCGGCTCCGTCCTGGTCGAGAAGGTGTTCGGCTGGCCGGGAATGGGCACGCTGCTGTACGACTCGGTCACTCGTCGTGACACCGCGGTGGTGCTCGGAGTCGTCGTGGTCGTGGCCGTCGTGACGCTCGTCGTCAACGTCATCACCGACATCGTCTACGGCGTAATCGATCCGAAAGTCAGGGAGGCGACGTCGCTATGA
- a CDS encoding ABC transporter ATP-binding protein, producing MNAAAEHHEVVLSVDSLDVSINPFGAGRVQTVRDASLMLRRGEVVGLVGESGSGKTMLTRAVAGLLAPGLRPEVSGSVKLMSRELVGADTGARRQALRTDLSYVFQDPNAHLNPTMRVGEQIAEAIVDGTRSVFELLESVGLPGTSDFSRLYPHQLSGGMKQRVIIACALAKNPGLIIADEPTTALDVTIQDQVLRLLKRLAHEEDVAVLLVSHDLAAIGQVCSRMYVMYQGDLVENGATEDILWRPQHDYTRSLMRAMRAIYDAPIAAEGER from the coding sequence GTGAACGCGGCAGCCGAACATCACGAGGTCGTGCTCTCGGTGGACTCCCTGGATGTCAGCATCAACCCCTTCGGCGCCGGACGCGTGCAGACCGTGCGCGATGCGTCGTTGATGCTGCGGCGCGGTGAGGTGGTCGGCCTGGTCGGCGAGTCCGGATCCGGTAAGACGATGCTCACACGGGCTGTTGCAGGACTGCTCGCACCCGGGCTTCGCCCTGAGGTGAGCGGCAGCGTGAAGCTCATGTCGAGGGAACTGGTCGGTGCGGACACCGGCGCGCGCCGACAGGCGCTGCGCACCGACCTCTCGTACGTCTTCCAGGATCCGAACGCGCATCTGAACCCCACGATGCGCGTCGGCGAGCAGATAGCGGAGGCCATCGTTGACGGGACCCGCAGCGTCTTCGAGCTGCTGGAGTCCGTCGGGTTGCCGGGTACGAGCGACTTCAGCCGGCTGTACCCCCACCAGCTCAGCGGCGGAATGAAGCAGCGTGTGATCATCGCATGCGCGCTGGCGAAGAACCCGGGCCTCATCATCGCCGACGAGCCGACGACGGCGCTCGACGTCACGATCCAGGACCAGGTGCTTCGCCTGCTCAAGCGGCTCGCACACGAAGAGGACGTCGCTGTGCTGCTCGTCTCTCACGATCTCGCCGCGATCGGGCAGGTCTGCAGCCGGATGTACGTGATGTACCAGGGCGATCTCGTCGAGAACGGCGCTACCGAGGACATCCTGTGGCGACCGCAGCACGACTACACGCGGTCGCTCATGCGCGCCATGCGAGCCATCTACGACGCGCCGATCGCCGCGGAGGGAGAGCGATGA
- the cofE gene encoding coenzyme F420-0:L-glutamate ligase gives MITVWPLQGIPEVRAGDDLVELVLAAAGGSLQDGDILVVTSKIVSKAEGRIVAAVDREDAITSETVRVVATRPRADGTSTRIVENRLGIVGAAAGVDASNVAEGTILLLPIDPDASARSLAEGIRRHGPTVGVLLSDTLGRPWRDGQTDIAIGAAGVRVFDDIRGTTDTAGKQLVVTLPCLADELCAAADLVKGKTSGCPVAVVRGRPDVVGPLDLPGARSIVRSSDDDLFRLGSAEAEAEGYARGFAAGRAAAGS, from the coding sequence ATGATCACCGTCTGGCCGCTGCAGGGCATCCCGGAAGTCCGAGCGGGAGACGACCTGGTCGAGCTGGTACTGGCGGCAGCCGGCGGCTCCCTGCAGGATGGCGACATCCTCGTCGTCACCTCGAAGATCGTCTCGAAGGCAGAGGGACGCATCGTTGCGGCGGTGGATCGCGAGGACGCCATCACATCCGAGACGGTGCGCGTCGTGGCGACCAGGCCCCGCGCTGACGGGACGAGCACGCGCATCGTGGAGAACCGGCTCGGCATCGTCGGAGCCGCCGCCGGCGTGGATGCCAGCAACGTCGCCGAGGGGACGATCCTGCTTCTCCCGATCGACCCCGATGCGTCGGCGCGATCGTTGGCAGAGGGCATCCGCCGTCACGGCCCCACGGTCGGTGTCCTTCTCAGCGACACCCTCGGCCGACCGTGGCGGGACGGACAGACCGACATCGCCATCGGCGCCGCTGGGGTCCGCGTCTTCGACGACATAAGGGGAACGACCGACACAGCGGGAAAGCAGCTGGTCGTCACCCTCCCCTGCCTGGCTGATGAACTCTGCGCAGCCGCAGATCTCGTCAAGGGGAAGACCAGCGGCTGCCCGGTGGCCGTCGTCCGCGGGCGCCCCGATGTCGTCGGCCCGCTGGATCTGCCCGGCGCACGCAGCATCGTGCGCTCGTCCGACGACGACCTGTTCCGCCTCGGGTCCGCCGAAGCCGAGGCTGAAGGATACGCGCGGGGGTTCGCCGCGGGTCGAGCGGCCGCAGGGTCCTGA